One Desmodus rotundus isolate HL8 chromosome 10, HLdesRot8A.1, whole genome shotgun sequence genomic window, aATACTAAAGTTAAAAGCTATACATAGCAGAGTAAAACTGTAACCCTCTGAGCACCAGCTATGTaggagttaattttttaaattctgttagaCACCTCTCTGCTGTGATATAGTGGTGGCAGGAACAATACACGAATAAAATCCCTCTTGATTAAAAGAAATGATCTATATCATGTCTTTCTTGCATCTTATTTTCAGAGAACTCATTTGACCTCAAATAATTTTtgagactcttttttttctttacatgtcTATGAAAACACAACAAAGGTTCTCCCAAAGCTGGGTTGGCAGAAAAGGTGGGAGGCTCATATTCTAGACTTTTATGTTATATTTGAGGGAGATATATTGTACACTAGAGgcatgatagaaaaataaaagaacttcaaGTGTAGGGATTTTTCTCATGTGTTTGAAAATTGTTCAGAGTTAAATAGAATAAACTATTTGCCATCCTGCAGGTTGTACTATATGGAATAACACTTTTCAAAGAGTTAGAATACTAGAAATTCACTTATCTGTGTGAATTTAACCTGtctttgatgattcagaaggtacTTCATATATTGCTGGTACCCTTGAATTAATATGAACCTGCATTACCATTATAATTAAGACACGCAGAGATATCAGCTTCTGATGAGACAAGGCCATTTCAACTATGTGTAGTTAGTAACTACAGATATTCCATTCTTGTCTCCCTCCAGTGCCAGCATTACTATTTTCAATTTTGATACTTTCATTctcataaagataaaattttccaaatttaaaagtAAGTGAATTTCTTTGAATGTAAGtttttcaaaacactgtttattccTGGTTTTATTTGTAGGACTATGTGAGAACCTCCCAGTGTTCATAGTCACAACTCCCTGCTTGGTAATTTCCAAAGAAATTCATCAGGTTGGTCAGGAAATAGACGGAGAAGTAAGTAGCTGCTGatataaaacagagaaagagggatCATTCTTCGTCTCGCTTCTGCCACCATGTAGACACCTGCCACTGATGCTATTGACTCTCAACACTGGGACCCTCATGGGCTACACAATAGGTGGGAGTCAAtattcttttaaaggaaaaactcCGCCTTACACTTTCCATCAGAGTTTGTAATCTTTTCATATACAGTCCTTTGGACCTTAATCATAGTGTGtctcctctttaaaaaagaaaatgcctttgGCCAATGTGTTTCCAAACTCATGTTTGTTCTTCTTGACTGTTATTATCAGGCCAGCACAAACCCTAGAAACTcagatatttgcaaaatatatcaGTTTCTATTTTACATCACTTTTCCTGTAATGTGAACTTCATGTGAATGGTCCTTTCTTAAGTGCCTATATAGTACTATGTGTTGAGGGTATTTAAATGCCTCCTCTTCATTTTTACTCCATGTGGCAAGTTTGGCGTGGTCCTTTCGTTGTTTCCACATCCTGCCCTTGTCTAAGGCAtcgctctttcttttccttttcaagggAACTGGCCCCTCCCACTATCATTCAAAGTGAGGAAGATGAAACCTAAAATGTTTTCCCCAATCTTCTTCtacctctttctttattttttattaaaatcgTAACATAAAAATGTCACTCTGAAGAAAAGCCTTGGGTTCATCATTCCCAGCTCCCCTTCCCTGGGAAGAGAATACATTACCTTTTAATCATGTTGGCCTTGCTTTTCCATAAGGCAATAAAAAAACAGTCTCAACAGAGGATGTCAGTTATAACATgtataaaaaatggaattaaaaatgtTCGATGACACAGAATCAGTTCCATACGGACTCCACCCTACCCCCATATTTCCCAAGTTTTTATCTTCTCCTTGTCCTCCTCTAGTCTCTCTCAGTTTCGTCTTGCATGATTCTTCCTCCCAAACATATCCTTAGGATTTTAAACAGGCCCCCTTCTCTAAATTTTcaatttccctccttctttctcaccaGCATGCTTCTGCTCTGATTCTCTAATAACTCAGGATCTGTCTACAAAGATTCATTATAGTTGGAAGTTGCAATCTACCTTCTCCTCTGATGCGTTAACTGCACGGGAACCAAGTTCTGTGCGATTATATCCTTTTTCTTGTTGACTAGATATGTGGACTGTCTTTCAATTCACTGCATAGTTTTCCAAATGGATTTATCTTGCTGGTCTAGAAGCATGCCTCTATCATCAATcttatctttcttctttaatgattttttacCTGTCTTCAAATTGGCCATTTTCCCCAATCACATTTCGAAATCTCCATTGCATGCATTGGATGTTAAGCCTTACATTTTTCATGGTTTAACATTAAATCATGTCCTGTTATGTGGAATGCTGCCTTCTGGGTGTTTCCTAGAAACTCTACCTATCCCCCCTCTGGTGAATGTAGTCGGTGCCCTTCCCCTTTGTCCTGCTTGTTCCAGGCTGAGTGTTATGTCAGCTACTAATGCATACTGCCTGCAATCGGAAAATGCAAATTCTGGTAGAAGCTCCCATAGGAAGTAACATGCTAGTCTGAAGGGTTCAAATTTCTCCCAACCTCTGTTTATTCTTAAGAAATGTTTTCAGTAACCCATTTTGCATGGACaccattaaagttttatttttttctaaaagccttccttgattctttccccttttttctgttttctacccTCATCTGGCTCCCCACCCTCAGCTGCCGTGAGCCTAAAGCTCCCACAGAGACTGTGTGCGTTTACTGTGGTGCAGTGGGCAGCTTCCAAGGTGGCTCCCAAAGATCCCATCTTCCGTTGTTATGCTGTTGTGTCCTCCCCTGAGTGTGGACTGCACATAGTAAATTGCTTCGAACAAATGCAATAGGGCAAAAGTGATGGGATGCTATTCTGAATTTAGATAACAAAAGTTCCACTCTTTCTCCCGCTTTTCTTGCTTGCTCACTCAAGAGAAACCACCTGCCCTTTCTGAACTACTGTATGCATAGGCTCAGataacaaggaaatgggggaggcCTCTGACCAACAGCAAGAAACTGGGGGCCTCAGTCCAACACCCCGCAGGAAACTGAACCCCACCCACAACCACATGAATTAACTTGGAAATGGCTCCTTCTCCAATGAAGCCTTCAGATGAGATGCCTCAGCCTTGGCTGACATTCTTGTTGCAACGGTGAGAAACCCATACATACCTGGAAGACCCAGCTAAGCTGCTGCCAAAATCCTGACCCACAAAGTCTGTgaaataacaaatgtttgttaTATATGTCACTTAGTTTTGGGTGATTTGTTACACATCAATAGATAACGAATCCATATGTATTAGAAGTTTGGTGTGTATGTCAGACTCTTCTCATTGCCTGTACAGGTAGTGGCAGTGTTCCAAGGAAACAGTCAGCTCTGTTTCCCCAGGGCCTAGCATAATGCCTGAACCATAATATCggctaaaaaatatttattgcataaacGATCTAATGAGCACTTTCCAGTTCTCTAAAACTTCTTCACCAATGAATTGGTGTATCAATTGAGTTTTGTCTGAGTCTGTTCAGGCTTCTACAACAGAATGCCATAGACTGGGCAACTTATAAAGAaccaaaatttatttctcacagttccaaaGGCTGGAAGGTCAAGATCAAGGCGTTGGCAGATCCGATGTCTGGTGAGGGCCTCCTTCAAAGTTTATGTGGTCATCTTCTTGCCTCTATCTGTACATGGCAAAAAGGGCAGAGTACCTCTCCGGGGCTTCCTTTATAAGGGCACTAGTCCCATTCATGAGAGAGCTACCATTATGATGTAATAACCTCCTGAAGGCCCTACCTCCAAATATCACCACATTGGGCGTTAGGATTTAACACACAAACTTTGGGAGGACACGAGGACTCCGTCTCTAGCAGGTTTGTTAGTAACTGATTTAGGTAATCAGGAAAGCAACCTCTTGAAAGGGTAACAAGGAGCTCACAGACTCGAGGAAGGGTAGAGAAGAATGTTCAGAGAAGGCACAGGCACCGAGAGCGGCTAAAACACGTCAAAGCTCAGTCAAGCTCCTATCTCAGGGACACTGATCAGGACATCACGTGGCGGACACTTGGGCACTACTAGACTTGGGATCCACTGCTACTTATGTTTCCAGGCCACTGCTGCCACTGCGCATGGTCTCTAGCCATTCTGGAGTTTTACATCCTTCCCTAAGACCTGAAGTTCAGAGTGGAGTCATCAGTTGGCTGAACTGAGGTCATATGCCTGTGGCCCCTGCCAGGGTACGGAGGCAAGGACTGTCTGTCCACCTTTGGGTAGATTGAGGTGCGTTCCTGCCTCCCCCTGAAATCACCCAAGTGGTATTTCCCAAGGGGAAAGGAATCAAAGGCTGGGGAGCCAAAAATGACAAATGGTCGTGCTGTCAACTGCACATGAAATctttctcaattcagtaggaaaCCCGCCCATTAGAGGAGCAGCTCTTTCCTCAGAAAGagctttagtattttcttttaggtaattttgtttttcttttctttgaaacttTCTCACCTAATGGATTCCTTTTTTAGTacaaactctttaaaataatagTCCATGCATAAATATTAACCACTATTCCTCCCCCCTCCACGTGCCATCTATTATAGTCCATTTTCTACTCAGGCATATAAAGAAGTAAAAGAGcatgtttatatgttttcttttctcagttaTGAAAAGGCCGAGATTAACATTTTTAGTCCAAAGAAAGAAACTTATAAAGCACCCAGTGCTGGGCCTGGTACCCACTGGAAAGTCAATGaatgacattttcctttttaccaCATATGTTTTCCACGTGTAATTTGAGCTTTTCTCCTGTAAAGTTTCTCCCTTGCTGTGGaactaattattataaatattaatcttCTCTGCTCTTActtatatttgttaattatttattttcagcccCAACAAAACCTTACCCACTAATTTTAATTCTTGtaatctggattttttttctttatattatcaCTTGCAATTTTGCTGGgccttccttcttccttgttTCCGAATTTCTCCAACCTTCTGGTGGAGCTGGAATGTCCCACTAATGACCCCCTTTGCTTGTTTTCCTGGATTTTTCTTGAACTCCTTTCTCTACCCCCATGTTTGCTTGTGTTCAAATGTCTTTATCTTTGAAGTTCCTggctttctgtatttcttttccttttcacattctctttcttttggcCTTCTTCATTCTTTATGCCCAACTAATTTGATGGTTCATtcttgccctggcttgtgtgtctcagtggattaagtgctgggctgagaaactcccagtcagggcacatgcctgggtttcgggccaggtccctagtatggggcaagtgagaggcaaccaaccacacattgatgtttttctctctcccttcccttctgtctaaaaataaataaataaaatattttttaaaaagatctgttATAAAGGTACTTTCTTGGCTCTTTCAGTGTGGACCTGGTGCCTCTTTTGTGAAGTGGCCGCTGAAGAGATGCTGGTGCTTGCCATGGCCAGCAAAAATCCCAAGGAAAGGGCCAAGACTCAGAACAATGACCATATTAATTTGGAGGTGGTGGGGCAGGATGATTCGGTGGTGCGGTTTAAGATTAAGAGGCACACACCACTCAGTAAACTAATGAAAGCCTATTGTGAACAACAGGGTTTGTCAATGAGGCAGATCAGATTCCAATTTGACAGGCAGCCAGTCACTGAGACAGACACACCTGCACAGTCGGAAAGGGAGGATGAAGGTACAATTGATGTGTTCCAGCAGCAGACAGGAGGTGTCTACTAAAAAGGGACCCTGCTACTTCAGAACTCTGTTCCTCCAGACCAAGAAGACATTCTCAACTAGAAAGCTGCAATTTGGTTCCACCCCATATGAACTACTACAGTATAGTTTCCTCTACACTTTCATTTTCCCTTCCCCATTCCTTTATTGTAGTGATATATGTGCACAagcatttgcatttgttttaacTAAAGGTCCAATGGTATGTTTTGGTCGGCATCAAATAGAGATAGGATGGGGGAAATGCCGGTTCTGTGAAAGTACCCCCTTTCCCCATTAGTGGCATGCTCGTTCAGCTCTTAATCTTTCCATATTCCAGTGTTACTTTGTTCTCACTGTTTACTGaaaaaacaacatgaaaaccCTTACATGCTTTGTTTGATTGGAGaatgttaatgttttttatttatcattgtaaaacaaggacaattttataatatgtaaacaATATAATATGTAACAAGGACAATATGTACTTTTTTGTACATAGCTATTACATGTAGGGCAATCCATCTTTAAGAAGGGATAAATGActctaaaagaaatgaatccTAGATAGTTTTCCTTCCAGTCAAGTAACttgttgtttaaaattaaaaaataaaaataaaataaaaggttttttctGCATCTT contains:
- the LOC112322958 gene encoding small ubiquitin-related modifier 2-like isoform X2, producing the protein MASKNPKERAKTQNNDHINLEVVGQDDSVVRFKIKRHTPLSKLMKAYCEQQGLEDEGTIDVFQQQTGGVY
- the LOC112322958 gene encoding small ubiquitin-related modifier 2-like isoform X1, with product MASKNPKERAKTQNNDHINLEVVGQDDSVVRFKIKRHTPLSKLMKAYCEQQGLSMRQIRFQFDRQPVTETDTPAQSEREDEGTIDVFQQQTGGVY